The Schistocerca piceifrons isolate TAMUIC-IGC-003096 chromosome 11, iqSchPice1.1, whole genome shotgun sequence genome includes the window ctttcaaattctaaaggtggcaggggtaaaatacagggagcgaaaggctatttacaatttgtacagaaaccagatggcagttataagagttgaggggcatgaaagggaagcagtggttgggaagggagtaagacagggttgtagcctctccccgatgttgttcaatctgtatattgagcaagcagtaaaggaaacaaaagaaaaattcggagtaggtattaaaatccatggagaagaaataaaaactttgaggttcgctgatgacattgtaattctgtcagagacagcaaaggacttggaagagcagttgaacggaatggacagtgtcttgaaagggggatataagatgaacatcaacaaaagcaaaacaatgataatggaatgtagtctaattaagtcgggtgatgctgagggaattagattaggaaatgaggcacttaaagtagtaaaggagttttgctatttggggagcaaaataactgatgatggtcgaagtagagaggatataaaatgtaggctggcaatggcaaggaaagcgtttctgaagaagagaaatttgctaacatcgagtatagatttaagtgtcaggaagtcgtttctgaaagtatttgtatggagtgtagccatgtatggaagtgaaacatggacgataaccagtttggacaagaagagaatagaagctttcgaaatgtggtgctacagaagaatgctgaagataaggtgggtagatcgcgtaactaatgaggaggtattgaataggattggggagaagagaagtttgtggcacaacttgactagaagaagggatcggttggtaggacatgttttgaggcatcaagggatcacaaatttagcattggagggcagcgtggagggtaaaaatcgtagagggagaccaagagatcaatacactaagcaggttcagaaggatgtaggttgcagtaggtactgggagatgaagaagcttgcacaggatagagtagcatggagagctgcatcaaaccagtctccggactgaagaccacaacaacaacaacaacaacaacaggtgcagTTACACTCTTTAATTTATGGCTATGTACAGTGTTTATGTAGACTCAGTTCTTTGGATGGTTTTCCACACAACCACTGAATATGTTTATTTTCTGCTTACATCTCATGTACCAGAGAAACACCATATGACACATCCTTAGCTGACGCCTATAGATATTCAGTCCACATTGTGTACCTTTTTTTAACATGttactacaaattttactgtttcttAGATATTCATATTATGTATGGTCGCCACACTTTGTAGTACATTTTCATATTCATTGGAACATAAGGCTATTGTCCAGAAACCcggtttttatttccttttattggaaaataatatttaatacaaatgtatGCGGATGTTGTCTATTATAAATAACCCATACAGCAGTTGTGGATGTACTATCATGGGAAAGATGAAATACAATGTAATCATATCACTACAAAGTGTCACAGCTGAAGTGTAGCAACAGTGCCAATCACTTAATTATAACTATCTCCCATTGATACACATATGATGAAACATACTAAACCACTTTCAACAATACCAAATAGGTAGgaaatcaaaattaaaaacaatcgttctgaaattgaaactgaagcataagtacaattttccaaaaacctcatgtatatttaccacaaattaagaaaaatacccACAATGGAAACATCTTTGAATATAACACACGAAATATTTAATGCTCACGTTCTGAGCTCTCTCAAGTATTGTTCTTGTGTATACAAATAACTGGAATCAAATcacaacacctacatctacatctacatctacattgatactccgcaagccacccaacggtgtgtggcggagggcactttacgtgccactgtcattacctccctttcctgttccagtcgcgtatggttcgcgggaagaacgactgtctgaaagcctccgtgcgcgctgtaatctctctaattttacattcgtgatctcctcgggaggtataagtagggggaagcaatatattcgatacctcatccagaaacgcaccctctcgaaacctggacagcaagctacaccgcgatgcagagtgcctctcttgcagagtctgccacttgagtttattaaacatctccgtaacgctatcacggttaccaaataacccggtgacgaaacgcgccgctcttctttggatcttttctatctcctccgtcaacccgacctggtacagatcccacactgatgagcaatactcaagtataggtcgagcgagtgttttgtaagccacctcctttgttgatggactacattttctaagcactctcccaatgaatctcaacctggtacccgccataccaacaattaattttatatgatcattccacttcaaatcgttccgtacgcatactcctagatattttacagaagtaactgctaccagtgtttgttccgctatcatataatcatacaataaaggatccttctttctatgtattcgcaatacattacatttgtctatgttaagggtcagttgccactccctgcaccaagtgcctatccgctgcagatcttcctgtatttcgctacaattttctaatgcagcaacttctctgtatactacagcatcatccgcgaaaaaccgcatggaacttccgacactatctactaagtcatttatatatattgtgaaaagcaatggtcccataacactcccctgtggcacgccagaggttactttaacgtctgtagacgtctctccattgataacaacatgctgtgttctgtttgctaaaaactcttcaatccagccacacagctggtctgatattccgtaggctcttactttgtttatcaggcgacagtgcggaactgtatcgaatgccttccggaagtcaagaaaaatagcatctacctgggagcctgtatctaatattttctgggtctcatgaacaaataaggcgagttgggtctcacacgatcgctgtttccggaatccatgttgattcctacatagtagattctgggtttccagaaatgacatgatacgcgagcaaaaaacatgttctaaaattctacaagagatcgacgtaagagatataggtctatagttttgcgcatctgctcgacgacccttcttgttgactgggactatctgtgctcttttccaatcatttggaaccctccgttcctctagagacttgcggtacacggctgttagaaggggggcaagttctttcgcgtactctgtgtagaatcgaattggtatcccgtcaggtccagtggactttcctctgttgagtgattccagttgcttttctattccttggacacttatttcgatgtcagccattttttcgtttgtgcgaggatttagagaaggaactgcagtgcggtcttcctctgtgaaacagctttggaaaaaaggtgtttagtatttcagctttacgcgtgtcatcctctgtttcaatgccatcatcatcccgtagtgtctggatatgctgtttcgagccacttactgatttaacgtaagaccagaacttcctaggattttctgtcaagtcggtacatagaattttactttcgaattcactgaacgcttcacgcctagccctccttacgctaactttgacatcgtttagcttctgtttgtctgagaggttttggctgcgtttaaacttggagtggagctctctttgctttcgcagtagtttcctaactttgttgttgtaccacggtgggtttttcccgtccctcacagttttactcggcacgtacctgtctaaaacgcattttacgattgccttgaactttttccataaacactcaacattgtcagtgtcggaacagaaattttcgttttgatctgttaggtagtctgaaatctgccttctattactcttgctaaacagataaaccttcctccctttttttatattcctattaacttccatattcagggatgctgcaacggccttatgatcactgattccctgttctgtacatacagagtcgaaaagttcgggtctgtttgttatcagtaggtccaagatgttatctccacgagtcggttctctgtttaattgctcgaggtaattttcggatagtgcactcagtataatgtcactcgatgctctgtccctaccacccgtcctgaacatctgagtgtcccagtctatatctggtaaattgaaatctccacctaagactataacatgctgagaaaatttatgtgaaatgtattccaaattttctctcagttgttctgccactaatgctgctgagttgggaggtcggtaaaaggaaccaattattaacctagttcggttgtttagcgtaacctccacccataataattcacaggaactatacacttctacttcactacaggataaactgctactaacagcgacgaacactccaccaccggttgcatgcaatctatcctttctaaacaccgtctgcacctttgtaaaaatttcggcagaatttatctctggcttaagccagctttctgtacctataacgatttcaggttcggtgctttctatcagcgcttgaagttccggtactttaccaacgcagcttcgacagttgacaattacaataccgattgctgctcggtccccgcatgtcctgactttgccccacacccgttgaggctattgccctttctgtacttgcccaaggccatctaacctaaaaaaccgcccagcccacgccacacaacccctgctacccgtgtagccgcttgttgcgtgtagtgatTGTGCACCTAatgtttatttacatatttctttttttttgtagaacTTACGCAGTATTAGATGCTGAACAAGTAATTAAGAGCTTTGGTGGATAACACTTACCTATATTATCTCTGAATTATGTACAGAGCtttgtgaaacaaaaatatttcacaaaaaatataGCTATTGTGCACTAGTGTAAATGGCAACCAAACATGATGAATTTCTTAGATTACACATTTCTGCATCTGACCCATTTACATGAAGATGCACTGATGGGCAAAAATGTCATGAACACTGTTCATGAGGAGAATGAATGCCACGTTGTATGCACATGATGAAGTAAGCAGATTAAAAGTATATAAGCAGACCAGAGATTTACACTTTTTGTTCTATCAGTAAGATGAGCTGCAAACATGTAAATTTAATGATGTAAATGACTTTAGCAAAGGGCAAGTTAAAGTGGCATTGCAGTTGGAACTAGAACCTCAAAAGTCGTGAAGTTGGTACAATGGATCTATGCTACTGTTGTGAACATCTGAGGAAAGTGGCTGAAAGGTAATAAGTCCATCACATTATGATAAGATGTAATACATCTATACTTCTTCACAAAGTATGGAGGTCAGAAGCTCGCCTGCTCTGTAAAGCTGGAGATGTGGCAAAATGTGGCATATCTAATGACAGTCAACAACGCTGGGGCAGCCATACACGTTTTGGAACCCACAGTTCAATGTACATTGTTGAATGTGTGGCTCTGGAACATATGGTCACTGTATGTTTCCATACCAATCCACCAAAATGTTCACTTGCAACTGCAGTGTGCAAGGGATCATTGAGGCTGGTGTGAAGGTCAATTCAAATGTTAACTGTCAGGATGGgtgacatttcctgttacaccaggtcAGTTGCACATCCAGATATGCTATCATCTAAATGAATGGCACCAAATAGAGGGCCCATTATGCTTTGGGGGCAGTCACTTTGGCTCCTGTGGCACACCTGTTAGCAACAGAAGGCATCATGACAGTTGCAGACTATGTGACATTCATTGCAACTGCATGCATTCCTTCATTCCTGGTGTGCTCTCCCATAGTGgaggcatctttcagcaggataattgtcccaTGTGCATGGTCTGAGTAGCATGGTAACTAACACTGATGTCTTGACAATACCATGTAGCTAATCTGAACGTGTGGAATACAACTGGTTGCAACATACACCCAGAAACATGTAAATGATGTGTCAAGTCCATATCACGTAGAATTGTCAAAGTACTGTATTCCAAAGGTGGccaaacatgctattaagcaggttaTTATATTTGTTGTTATGTTTACTAATGCAGGATTAGTACCAACAAAACATATCTGAGTAAAAATAATTGTTATAATCATGTTTCTCCAGTATTGAGTTTACTAGCCTCAATGAAGCAAGTGTCATGAATAtatttttactgtcactgtttCTAAAATACAGTTACAAGTACTACATGATGACTTTGTTTGGAATATTAAGCAGCAAGTCATCACATTTCCTTGGCCTTATACTGAATATTGCAAGATACTTATGATtactgacaaatgtaaggatttatcaCAATTCACAATCTTCTTGTCGCAAGATCAATAGGAAAAAGCAGCAGTGCTAATGACAAAAACACATTTGATTCATGTTTCTTGAGTATTTGGTAATACCATTTCTTGACATCTGAAGCTACAGATATGAATTTTTTTGTCACATTATCTGTTAGCACTCTATAGTACACATCATTACAAGTTTCTTCACAATTCTACCAGATTTTAAAGTTATTTCGCCGAAAGTACAATTTATTGTCCCCTGGTACATACATTATTTTATAGGCCTTGAGGGCACCAACCACGAAAACCTATTTGCATAAACTAAcacatatttacattttctttctaaCATGAAGTAATGCATGTGTCTTGAGAGTATTCAAGTAAGTGAAACTTTTGTCACAGATACCACATTTGTGAGGTCCACTTCCAGTGTGTTGAAATGCCTGTGTCTTGAGATCACCTGATGTAGCAAAAGATTCCCCACggatctcacatttgtgaggtttctttccagcgTGAATTAATGAATGTTTCTTGAGAGAGCCTGACGcagcaaaagatttcccacaaatctcacatttgtgaggtttctttccagtgtgaattaatgcgTGTTGGTTGAGATCACCTAACCTAGTAaaggatttcccacaaatctcacatttgtaaggtttctttccagtgtgaattaatgagTGTTGCTTGAGATTATCTAACTtagtaaaagatttcccacaaatttcacatttgtgaggtttatttccagtgtgaattaatgaaTGTTGCTTGAGATTACCTAACTtagtaaaagatttcccacaaatctcgcaCATGTAAGGTTTCTTCCTAGTGTGAATTAATGTGTGAGCCTTTAGATAACGTGACTGGGCAAACCATTTCTCACAAATATCACATTTGTGAAGTCTTTTCCCAGTATGAATGGAAACATGTCTGTTGAAATCACCATACCTAGCAAACAATTTGCCACAAATACCACATCTGTGAGTTCTGTTTGCAGTAAGTAGATCAGCCTGGGCACTGACATTAACAGCTATAGACAAAGTTCCATAATAACTTGTTTTCTCTCTATCATTTGTCATATGTGTGTTACATATGTCATTAGAGGGGTTCTTTGAATCTTTCCAAGTTTCCTTACATGAAGACTGGTCATTGTGTTCTGTGACAGAAACTTCTGCCTCGCTATCCAACGAGGTAGTGGTTTGATggtcacatttgtgaggtttatttccagtgtgaattaatgaaTGTTGCTTGAGATTACCTAACTtagtaaaagatttcccacaaatctcgcaCATGTAAGGTTTCTTCCTAGTGTGAATTAATGTGTGAGCCTTTAGATAACGTGACTGGGCAAACCATTTCTCACAAATATCACATTTGTGATGTCTTTTCCCAGTATGAATGGAAACATGTCTGTTGAAATCACCAGACCTAGCAAACAATTTGCCACAAATACCACATCTGTGAGTTCTGTTTGCAGTAAGTAGATCAGCCTGGGCACTGACATTAACAGCTATAGACAAAGTTCCATAATAACTTGTTTTCTCTCTATCATTTGTCATATGTGTGTTACATACGTCATTAGAgggcttctttgaatctttccaagTTTCCTTACATGAAGACTGGTCATTGTGTTCTGTGACAGAAACTTCTGCCTTGCTATCCAACGAGGTAGTGGTTTGATGCTCATCACTATGTCCATATTTTTCATGACTGTCTGCAGTTAAAACTCGACAATTCTCACTCATTCTCACATGCATTTTCAAGCCAACATTACTGTGAAATACCTCaccacaccacttacaaacatacgAAGGTGGTTGCGTTCCACCAATGTGCGTAAACACATGCATTATGAGCCTGTATTTTGAAGAAAAGCTCTGTTGGCAGAAATTACAGCTATATACATGTAATTCCTTTTCCCTCGTACTACAGTCATATTGGGTGGCAACTGAGCATTCCTTACCAATAGTCAGATCTTCTGTATTGGTACTGAACCCATGTGTTGACTTCTCCATGTCTATCACCAACTCATCCTGGTCCAGTCTATGGTCTTCACATGATATGCTGCATCTCCCACCAGTAGTCTGAGTAAATCTGAAGAGTGAGGAGGATAATGTTAAATATTGAGATatacaacaaagaaaaaatatttgagtgACCATAAATCCAGTACTATAAGCCACAAGTCATAAAAGTGCATACGAATTGACATATTCAGTAACTGTtactgatttaaaattataatattccACCAGAAGTAAAGAACTGGTGAGGTAAAAGTGGTTTAAAACGAAAGTAACCAGAGGTAATTCAATAATGATTACTCTGAGTCACTGCCGATTTGATCTGAAATTTTTAGATTAGAACTAAAATACTTCACTTTCAcgtgttacaatctttttaaaataCAGTGCTACAAGTCAATAGTCTACAACAATTTATGAAATGTATCAAAAAATTAATCAGTTACAtgttttaattcaaaatttttaagttcaaggtatttcagatttatttaagagaaataatTTCTAAATGTTCCTCTTCGATTATGTTAGCCCTGTAAGTGCATTCTCCTTGTTTCGCCAACACTTTCACCTCTACGAATGGTAAATTTATTTCACctggtaaacaatttttttttgtttgattccaAATAAATCAGTTACTAGTGCAAGCAtcaatattttcatttgttatcttcAATGGTTGTTGATCAGCTGGACAATGACTGTTCATGAACAAGAATCAATGTGACATCAATCAAGGTAATAAATTTGCATACTGATGAATGAATGTGAATGACACGTGCAGATGGTTTTAATCTAAAACTGTTTTTGGCACTGCAACTTATATGAAGCCTTCCACAAATGGAAATGGTTGCAAATTTTCCAGTACACTTGGAGTGAGCCTTCTTGAAAATTTTTACATCTTCCCAACATCTGGTCTCCTGGCATTGCAGAACACCGTTGACTGAAGGACACACATAAATGGTCACATCATCACCCATTAAGTACTGAAGGGTAACACTAGATACTGAGTGGCGGTAATAACAGCTGATGAATGAGCTACACCTGTAGTATCTGGGTTTCATTATTATACCTGCAATTAAACCCTTTCGCACAGAAAAGAACTGTAATGCTTTTCAGGTCCCCAGTACGTACATAGGTGGATATGAAAGATTACAAACTACTGAAGGTGTGCAGGCTCCAGAGTTCTCTCTTGTTCTGACTGTACCTTTTCACTTTTTTCCATTGTGTTGAGTATATAGTTTTAATAAGCATGGTATCTGGTAAATTCCGAGTGTTTTTGAACAATTAATTGGATCACACGACTTTTTTAAATGTAACTGGTATCATGGTGTGTCAGATTCTAGAATCACTAAATATTGTAACTTTTATAACTCAATAATTTACAACTTGTATTTTCATACACATGTAAGTGAAGTAACTGAACACCAATAATGATAAAACACATCAGAAAAATATGCAAAAAAGATTTCAAACAAATACCTTTCTGTTTGTCAAAGTACTATAAACAaaacttacaattaaaattttacaatatgcCAGTCAACCATAAACCAACCAGAATAAGAAACAGAATTTCTGGAAAGCTTTAGCAATAAATAAATTTTGAGgtttttatttatcgattgttttAGAGACCACCATGTAAGCATTGTGTAGATACTGGGTGCTTCTGTCATATCCCTAATCTTCACTGCACAGCATTTCGTGTGGCAGATACATTGATAAACTATTCATCTacgtctacacgattactctgctattcacaatcaagtgcctcgCAGATGGTTCAATGAAGCACTTTCAAACTCACTGTCTACCACTCCACTGTCGAACGGcgcacaggaaaaacgagcacttaaatttttctgtgcgagcccagatttctcttattttatcgtgatgatcattgctccaaatgtaagtgggtgccaacagaatgttttcccaatcggaggagaaaactggtgattgaaatttcatgagaatatcctgtcacaacgaaaaacgcctttgttttcatgattgccactccaattcacataccatgtctctgacactatgtcccctatttcgcgataatacagaacgagctgccatttgtttcactttttcagtgtcatccgtcagtcccacctgacgcagatcccacaccacacagcaaaactccagaaaggggtggacaagcgtggtgtaagcagtctctttagtagacctgttgcaccttctaagtgtttttgcaatgaattgcagtctttggtttgctctgttgttgttgttgttgttatcttcagtcctgaaactggtttgatgcagctctccatgatactctatcctgtgcaagcttcttcatctcccaatacctactgcaacctacatccttctgaatcagctagtgtattcatctcttggtctccctctacgatttttaccctccacacagccctccaatgctaaatttgtgatcccttgatgcctcaaaacatgtcctaccaaccggtccttc containing:
- the LOC124720161 gene encoding zinc finger protein 729-like isoform X4; this encodes MEKSTHGFSTNTEDLTIGKECSVATQYDCSTREKELHVYSCNFCQQSFSSKYRLIMHVFTHIGGTQPPSYVCKWCGEVFHSNVGLKMHVRMSENCRVLTADSHEKYGHSDEHQTTTSLDSKAEVSVTEHNDQSSCKETWKDSKKPSNDVCNTHMTNDREKTSYYGTLSIAVNVSAQADLLTANRTHRCGICGKLFARSGDFNRHVSIHTGKRHHKCDICEKWFAQSRYLKAHTLIHTRKKPYMCEICGKSFTKLGNLKQHSLIHTGNKPHKCDHQTTTSLDSEAEVSVTEHNDQSSCKETWKDSKNPSNDICNTHMTNDREKTSYYGTLSIAVNVSAQADLLTANRTHRCGICGKLFARYGDFNRHVSIHTGKRLHKCDICEKWFAQSRYLKAHTLIHTRKKPYMCEICGKSFTKLGNLKQHSLIHTGNKPHKCEICGKSFTKLDNLKQHSLIHTGKKPYKCEICGKSFTRLGDLNQHALIHTGKKPHKCEICGKSFAASGSLKKHSLIHAGKKPHKCEIRGESFATSGDLKTQAFQHTGSGPHKCGICDKSFTYLNTLKTHALLHVRKKM
- the LOC124720161 gene encoding zinc finger protein 492-like isoform X2, whose amino-acid sequence is MNVKEELEESVNKEFLEDPLKAGDPSVCIKQDPELKHHAAGSEHNVETSIRCASDSARFTQTTGGRCSISCEDHRLDQDELVIDMEKSTHGFSTNTEDLTIGKECSVATQYDCSTREKELHVYSCNFCQQSFSSKYRLIMHVFTHIGGTQPPSYVCKWCGEVFHSNVGLKMHVRMSENCRVLTADSHEKYGHSDEHQTTTSLDSKAEVSVTEHNDQSSCKETWKDSKKPSNDVCNTHMTNDREKTSYYGTLSIAVNVSAQADLLTANRTHRCGICGKLFARSGDFNRHVSIHTGKRHHKCDICEKWFAQSRYLKAHTLIHTRKKPYMCEICGKSFTKLGNLKQHSLIHTGNKPHKCDHQTTTSLDSEAEVSVTEHNDQSSCKETWKDSKNPSNDICNTHMTNDREKTSYYGTLSIAVNVSAQADLLTANRTHRCGICGKLFARYGDFNRHVSIHTGKRLHKCDICEKWFAQSRYLKAHTLIHTRKKPYMCEICGKSFTKLGNLKQHSLIHTGNKPHKCEICGKSFTKLDNLKQHSLIHTGKKPYKCEICGKSFTRLGDLNQHALIHTGKKPHKCEICGKSFAASGSLKKHSLIHAGKKPHKCEIRGESFATSGDLKTQAFQHTGSGPHKCGICDKSFTYLNTLKTHALLHVRKKM
- the LOC124720161 gene encoding zinc finger protein 492-like isoform X1 produces the protein MNVKEELEESVNKEFLEDPLKAGDPSVCIKQDPELKHHAAGSEHNSVEDPLGISLSTDFIKEDPELNITENTVETSIRCASDSARFTQTTGGRCSISCEDHRLDQDELVIDMEKSTHGFSTNTEDLTIGKECSVATQYDCSTREKELHVYSCNFCQQSFSSKYRLIMHVFTHIGGTQPPSYVCKWCGEVFHSNVGLKMHVRMSENCRVLTADSHEKYGHSDEHQTTTSLDSKAEVSVTEHNDQSSCKETWKDSKKPSNDVCNTHMTNDREKTSYYGTLSIAVNVSAQADLLTANRTHRCGICGKLFARSGDFNRHVSIHTGKRHHKCDICEKWFAQSRYLKAHTLIHTRKKPYMCEICGKSFTKLGNLKQHSLIHTGNKPHKCDHQTTTSLDSEAEVSVTEHNDQSSCKETWKDSKNPSNDICNTHMTNDREKTSYYGTLSIAVNVSAQADLLTANRTHRCGICGKLFARYGDFNRHVSIHTGKRLHKCDICEKWFAQSRYLKAHTLIHTRKKPYMCEICGKSFTKLGNLKQHSLIHTGNKPHKCEICGKSFTKLDNLKQHSLIHTGKKPYKCEICGKSFTRLGDLNQHALIHTGKKPHKCEICGKSFAASGSLKKHSLIHAGKKPHKCEIRGESFATSGDLKTQAFQHTGSGPHKCGICDKSFTYLNTLKTHALLHVRKKM
- the LOC124720161 gene encoding zinc finger protein 492-like isoform X3 codes for the protein MGQGHLPLSIYPVKTTSCLLVKQHLKVETSIRCASDSARFTQTTGGRCSISCEDHRLDQDELVIDMEKSTHGFSTNTEDLTIGKECSVATQYDCSTREKELHVYSCNFCQQSFSSKYRLIMHVFTHIGGTQPPSYVCKWCGEVFHSNVGLKMHVRMSENCRVLTADSHEKYGHSDEHQTTTSLDSKAEVSVTEHNDQSSCKETWKDSKKPSNDVCNTHMTNDREKTSYYGTLSIAVNVSAQADLLTANRTHRCGICGKLFARSGDFNRHVSIHTGKRHHKCDICEKWFAQSRYLKAHTLIHTRKKPYMCEICGKSFTKLGNLKQHSLIHTGNKPHKCDHQTTTSLDSEAEVSVTEHNDQSSCKETWKDSKNPSNDICNTHMTNDREKTSYYGTLSIAVNVSAQADLLTANRTHRCGICGKLFARYGDFNRHVSIHTGKRLHKCDICEKWFAQSRYLKAHTLIHTRKKPYMCEICGKSFTKLGNLKQHSLIHTGNKPHKCEICGKSFTKLDNLKQHSLIHTGKKPYKCEICGKSFTRLGDLNQHALIHTGKKPHKCEICGKSFAASGSLKKHSLIHAGKKPHKCEIRGESFATSGDLKTQAFQHTGSGPHKCGICDKSFTYLNTLKTHALLHVRKKM
- the LOC124720161 gene encoding zinc finger protein 493-like isoform X5; this translates as MNVKEELEESVNKEFLEDPLKAGDPSVCIKQDPELKHHAAGSEHNSVEDPLGISLSTDFIKEDPELNITENTVETSIRCASDSARFTQTTGGRCSISCEDHRLDQDELVIDMEKSTHGFSTNTEDLTIGKECSVATQYDCSTREKELHVYSCNFCQQSFSSKYRLIMHVFTHIGGTQPPSYVCKWCGEVFHSNVGLKMHVRMSENCRVLTADSHEKYGHSDEHQTTTSLDSKAEVSVTEHNDQSSCKETWKDSKNPSNDICNTHMTNDREKTSYYGTLSIAVNVSAQADLLTANRTHRCGICGKLFARYGDFNRHVSIHTGKRLHKCDICEKWFAQSRYLKAHTLIHTRKKPYMCEICGKSFTKLGNLKQHSLIHTGNKPHKCEICGKSFTKLDNLKQHSLIHTGKKPYKCEICGKSFTRLGDLNQHALIHTGKKPHKCEICGKSFAASGSLKKHSLIHAGKKPHKCEIRGESFATSGDLKTQAFQHTGSGPHKCGICDKSFTYLNTLKTHALLHVRKKM